The Sediminicola sp. YIK13 genomic sequence AAATGCCTCTGTTATTCCCGCTTTGTCATTGTAGGCATCCAATATAGTCTGTGGATTTTTTTTCTGATCGAATCCAACAAAAAATAGGTCCTCTTCTTTCATAGATCCCTGCACCTGTTTTAAAAAAGTCACAGCCTGTGGGTGCAACAGATTTCCTACATTGGAGCCTAGAAAGAGTATGACTTTCTTTTTATCCCTAATGGAGTTGATGGTTTCCAAAGTTTCAAGATAAGTGCCTTGTAATGGTTCTGTTTTTAATGTGGGGATTTCAATTTGGAGAGATTTTTCCAATTGATCCAAAGCATTCTGACTAATATCAATGGGGAGGTATTTAAAATCCAACTTCCGTTCTACCAGATATTTTAGCAGTATTTTGGTTTTTTTTCCATCTCCTGCCCCCAATTCAATGAGGTTGAAGCTATTTGAACCTTCTGAAAATAGAGCAGAAATATCTTCTTTATGACTTTTCAGGATATTGTATTCACATCCTGTCAGGTAATATTCTGGCATTGCCATAATATCTTGGAATATCTTGTCGCCTTTGGCGTCATAAAAATATTTGGAGGATAAATATTTTGGGTTCGCCGTTAATCCAGCATACACTTCTTCTTCAAATCGGGACATCGTTATGGTGCGTGTATTCTTGTGCATATTAATTTTGTCGTAATTATTTTGCCAACCTTAATCCTGTGTACTGCCACCTAGCCGAGGGTGGGAAAAAATTACGGTATGTTGGTCTTGTGTGTTTGTTGGGGGTAGCAATGGAACCTCCCCTGAGAACTTTTTGGTTAACCATAAACTTGCCATTGTATTCTCCTAAGGCTCCTTCGGCTTTTTGGTAATTGGGATAGGGTAAATAAGCGCTTTCGGTCCATTCCCAACGCTTGCCCCATGAGAATTGCGCTTGTGCCGCTTCCCACTCAAATTCGGTTGGAAGACGAGACCCTTTCCATTGTGCAAAAGCAAAGGCTTCATAATAGGAGAGGTGGGTGACTGGCGCTTTTGGGTCTATTTTTTGCAATCCTTTCAATGAATAGTACTGCCAAGAGCCATCTACTTGGTGCCAGTACAGAGGTGCTTTGATTAGATTGGTATTCACCCAATCCCATCCCTCGGCATGCCAGTATTCAAAATGTTCATATCCCCCAGCATTCATAAATTTCAGGTATTCCTTATTCGTGACCAATGTGCTGGAGATTTGAAAGGGATGGAGGTATACTTTATGGCGCCCCAATTCATTGTCATAGCAAAATTGGTTAGAATTATGTCCAATTTCGTAGATACCCTCGTCCAATTCTATCCATTCCCGGGATTCACTTTCTTGCCGGTGTTCGCTGTATGTGTTGGCGTATGGTGGAAGTAACGGATTGTTGCCCAAAATATATTTGATATCCGTGAGCAATAATTCTTGGTGTTGCTTTTCATGGTGAATCCCAATTTCCATTACTGCTTCCAACTCGAGATCTACGGGCTCTTCAAACAAGCTCACAACGGCTGCGGTTACATGGTTGCGGTATTCATAGACTTTCTCAACAGAGGGTCTGGAAAGGTTTCCGCGATCGGAGCGAACAACCCTTTCGCCCAAAGATTCGTAATAACTATTGAAAACAAAAGAAAAGTCGGTATCAAAAACCCGATAGCCTTTTTTATATTTTTTTAGGATGAACTCCTCAAAAAACCAGGTGCTGTGGCCTAAATGCCACTTAGGAGGAGAAACATCCGCCATTGGCTGCACCACATAGTCTTCTATCTCCAAGGGAGCGCATATGCTTTCGGTATGTTTTCTGGTTTCTATAAAGAAATCCAAGAGCGTTTGGGTAAGTATCATAGATCTTGGGTTAATACTTATAAAGATACTCAATTTATCTTTTTTCGTTTTAACCCAAAAGGGACAAGGATTAACCTAAACCGCTACTGCTCCTTTGATATGTGGATGTGGATTGTAATCTTCCAAAGTAAAATCTTCAAACTTAAAATCGAAAATATCTTTCACCTCAGGATTGAGGACCATTTTAGGTAATGGTCTTGGTTCTCTGCTCAATTGCAGTTCTACCTGCTCCAAATGGTTGTTGTAGATATGGGCATCGCCAAAAGTATGGATGAATTCCCCTGGTTGTAGATCGCAAACCTGGGCCATCATTAATGTGAACAAGGCATAGGAGGCTATATTGAAAGGCACTCCTAGAAAAATATCTGCACTGCGTTGGTACAATTGACAGGAAAGCTTGCCGTCCGCCACATAGAATTGAAAAAATGCATGACATGGAGGCAATGCGGCTTTTCCGTTGGCGACATTCTCGGCAAAGGAAACTGAGGTGTCCGGTAATACACTAGGATTCCAAGCAGAAACTAGCATTCGGCGGCTGTTGGGATTGTTTTTCAAGGAGGTGATTACTTCCTTGATCTGATCTATCTCTTCCCCGTTCCAATTACGCCATTGATACCCATAAACCGGACCTAGGTTGCCATTCTCATCGGCCCATTCGTTCCAAATGCGTACCCCATTTTCTTGTAGGTAGGTAACATTGGTATCCCCTTTTAAAAACCAAAGCAATTCGTGAACAATGGATTTTAAATGTAGTTTTTTGGTAGTGACCATGGGAAACCCTTCACTGAGATCAAATCGCATCTGATGGCCAAAAACACTGATGGTTCCTGTTCCTGTGCGGTCTCCTTTTTGGTTTCCTGATGCTAATACGTGTCGGAGTAAATCGTGGTATTGTTTCATGGTTCGCTAAACTTTTTTCCACAAGCAAAGCCGTGGGGATATATGCTACGAAAATAAACAAAGGGGTAAAAAGTTGCCGTAATTCTCGATTCCTATTTATAAAAACTTATCAACTAGGATTGGGTTTAAAAAAATGGTTGCCGTTATCCCAAGATCATTCCCGCAATGGTTGCAGATAGCAAAGAAGCCAAAGATCCCCCTAAAACTGCTTTTAAGCCAAATTCAGATAAGGTCTTCCTTTGGTTTGGTGCCAGGGAGCCTATCCCTCCAATTTGAATTCCTATAGAGGCGAAATTTGCAAACCCACAGAGCATATAAGTGGCCATAATTACGGATTTGTTATAGGCCAGATGGGTACCGTTGACCACATCTTTTAGTTCTGCCAGCTGGATATAGCCGATAAATTCACTGGCGGCCAATTTTATTCCCAATAACTGTCCCATCAGTGAAATGTCCTCATTCGCAACCCCAATCAACCACATTAATGGGGAGAATACAGTTCCTAAGATAGCTTCCAGCGATAGTTGATCGTAGGATGAATTAGCGGCAATCCAGCTATTGATGGTTGTTACATCTCCGATCCAGCCAAAGATACCGTTCAGCATGGCTATAAAAGCAACAAAGACAAGGAGCATTGCCCCCACGTTAACAGCTAATTTTAGCCCTTCCGTGGTTCCGTTCGCGATGGCGTCCAGAATATTGGATCCTATTTTTTCCGTAGAAACAACTACGTCGGTAGACACCTTTTCTGTCTGGGGATAAAGTATCTTGGAAATGACAATAGCTCCTGGCGCGGCCATTACGGATGCCGCTAATAAATGTTTGGCAAACTGAAGTCTTAAAAGTTCATCGCTTCCGCCCAAAAATCCAATATATGCGGCCAACACAGCTCCAGCCACAGTGGCCATTCCACCAATCATGACCAGCAACATTTCGGATTTGGTCATTTTTTCCAGATAGGCTTTGATAAGCAAGGGGGCTTCTGTTTGTCCCAAGAATATGTTGCCGGCCACGGATAGGCTTTCGGCACCAGAGATCCCAAGTGATTTTGACAATAGCCATGCCAATGCTTTCACGATTTTTTGAATGATTCCAAGGTAAAACAATACAGAGGTAAGTGCGGAAAAGAAGATGATAGTAGGTAAAACCTGAAAGGCAAAAATAAACCCAAAAGTGTCCATATCCACTACCAGCCCCTCAAATAAAAACTTACTTCCTGCATTGGTAAATTGCAAGATACTTACGAAAACTTGTCCTATTTTTTCGAATATCATTTGGATAAAGGGTACCTGTAAGACACCAACGGCGATCAAAAGCTGAATGGAAAGCCCTATTCCAACTGTTTTCCAATTGATTGCCTTTCTATTTGAACTAAAAAGTACGGCTATTAGAATAAGGACGATCATCCCTAATAACCCCCTTAATAAACCTTGGGTCGTAAACCCTTCGTTAGGAGCAATATCGGTAGAAGTTACCAATAGTGATGAAGTGTTATCCTCGGCTATTGGAGTTACTACTTGCTGCATGGTGTCGGTAAGTGCTGGTTCTTGTGCAAAGGAGGAGAAAATGGTCAGGCATATTGATAGGGTAATCAAAAAGCTATATTTCATAAAATCGTATTTGTTTAGCGCTGACGTTTAGAAATCTCGTCCCTTAGTTTTGCAGCTTTTTCGTAGTCCTCATTAGCAACTGCCTTGTCCAGTTCTTGATGTAGTTCCTCTAACGATAACTCTTTGTACGCATCAGATGCGCCGCTGTCTATTTCTACGGTTTCGCCTTCCTGTAATATTTCATCTACCATGATACTATCCGTGCTCTCTTCTTTGTCCTTGTCCTTGGAGGAGAATTTTAAGAAAATTCCAGCTTTGTCCAAAATGGTCTTATAGGTAAATATAGGGGCATTAAAACGCAGTGCCAGGGCAATGGCATCACTGGTTCTGGCGTCAATAATTTCTTCGATTTTATCTCGTTCGCAGATGATACTGGAATAGAAAACACCATCTACCAATTTGTGAATGATCACTTGTTTGACGACGATTTCGAACCTATCCGCAAAATTCTTGAATAGATCGTGGGTGAGGGGTCTTGGAGGTTTTATTTCCTTTTCCAAGGCTATGGCTATGGATTGTGCCTCAAAGGCACCAATGACTATAGGTAGTTTGCGATCCCCGTCAACTTCATTCAATATAAGGGCATACGCGCCATTTTGTGTTTGGCTGTACGAAATTCCTTTTATTTTTAATCTAACTAAACTCATATCCTTAAATAAACGAAAAAAGGCTGTTAAAATAAAAGGTTTGTCCAATTATTTAACAGCCCTTTAAGGGGCACAATTTAACAAAAATTAAGCGTTTTGGGCCTTAAATTCTTTTAATTTTTCGATGAGTTTAGGTACCACTTCAAAAGCGTCTCCAACAATTCCATAGTCAGCAGCTTTAAAAAATGGGGCTTCGGGGTCCGTGTTGATGACCACTTTAACCTTGGAAGAGCTTACCCCGGCAAGATGTTGAATGGCCCCAGAGATACCAATAGCAATGTAAAGATTACTGGCTACCGGCTTTCCTGTTTGTCCCACATGTTCTCCATGTGGTCTCCATCCTAAATCGGAAACGGGCTTGGAGCAGGCGGTGGCTGCGCCGAGAACATCGGCTAATTCCTCTATCATTCCCCAGTTTTCAGGTCCCTTTAAACCTCGGCCCCCAGAAACTACAACTTCCGCATCCGCTATGGTGGCCTTCCCGACCACTTTGTCCACTTCGACTGATTTTGTAGTAAAATCGGCATCGGTAATAGTCGGACTAAAAGTTTCTACAGCAGCGGTTGTCTTGTGCTCATGAATACCAAAGGCGTTGTTTGATACTCCAACGATCTTGATGTCGGTGCTTATTTCGGTATGGGCGAAACCCTTGTTACTGAATGCAGTTCTTTTCACGGTAAATGGACTAGCACTTTCTGGAGCAGTAACCACATTGGGAACATACCCCGCCTTTAATTTGGCAGATACAATAGGAGCCAAATATTTGGTGTCCGTGCTGGAGCTTACAATAACTACTTTGGCACCTTCTTTTTCAGCAGCCTCTGTAATTGCATGGGCATAAGCCTTGGCATTAAATGTTTTTAGGGTGTCGTTGGAAACGTTCAAAACCTTTGCAACCCCATAGTCTCCCAAAATCTCATTGTTGGAGGCGTTAAAAGAAATAGCGGTGACCGTGGTGCCCAATAATTGAGCCACTTCATAGGCATAGGAGGCAACTTCAAAAGCATTTTTTTTGAATTTTCCGTTTTCTGATTCTGTATATACTAAAACTGACATGTATTTATTTTTTTGTTGATAAAACTAGCGTGTTGGAATTTGGAGTTCCGTGATGAAACGGAATTCGCCTAGATGACTTTGGCTTCGTTATGCAATAAATTGATCAATTCATCAATGTTGTCTGCACTAACCAATTTAACAGCTCCTTTTGGGGCAGGTTTTTCGAATTTTTCATCAATCGTCTTGGCATTGGCATCAATAGGCTCCACCACGTTCAATTTTTTCTGACGTGCCATCATGATCCCCCTCATATTTGGGATTCGAAGGTCGCTTTCTTCCACCAATCCTTTTTGTCCGCCAATAACTAAGGGAAGGGAAGTGGATAATGTTTCTTTTCCACCATCAATCTCTCTAATTGCCGTTACCTTATCGCCATCGATTTCGAGATTGACACAAGTATTGATGAAGTTCATATCTAAAATAGTGGCCATAATTCCAGGTACCATTCCGCCATTGTAATCAATGGATTCCCTTCCTGCAATCACAAGATCATATCCTCCATTTTTTACAACTTCTGCCAGTTGTTGGGCTACAAAAAAACCATCTGTAGGTTCTGCATTTACCCTGATGGCCTCATCTGCTCCAATGGCCAAGGCCTTTCTGATAGTAGGTTCCGTATTGGCCCCTCCAACAGTGGCAACATGTACCGTGGCACCTTGTTTTTCTTTGAACCACATGGCCCTTGTCAATCCAAATTCGTCATTCGGATTAATAACAAATTGAACCCCATTGGTGTCAAATTTTGTGCTATTGTCGGTGAAATTTATTTTGGAAGTAGTGTCCGGAACGTTACTTATACAAACGAGTATTTTCATTTTGATTTATAGTTTTTCTTTTTCTTAAAAATGAATTGCCCAAAGATAACTATTAATTTTTAAATTTACTATGCATGCATAGTAAATTTGTCGTTATTTTGATAATCACAAGGTATTATTTGACATATAATTTCCTATTTTTGCTTGCGTTTTGAGAAGAACATAAAAACTTTACTCTATTATACATGAGAACAATACAATTTAGAGAAGCCATAGCGGAGGCGATGTCCGAAGAAATGAGACGTGATGAATCCATCTATTTAATGGGCGAAGAAGTTGCGGAATATAACGGAGCATATAAAGCTTCTAAAGGGATGTTGGACGAATTTGGTCCAGACAGGGTAATAGATACCCCCATTTCTGAATTGGGTTTTGCAGGTATTGGAGTTGGTTCAGCCATGGGTGGTAACAGACCCATCATTGAATTTATGACCTTTAACTTTGCATTGGTCGGTATAGATCAGATCATAAGTAACGCGGCAAAAATCAGACAAATGTCGGGCGGACAGTTCAATTGTCCAATCGTATTTAGAGGGCCTACAGGATCCGCTGGTCAGTTGGGAGCTACCCACTCACAAGCTTTTGAGAGTTGGTTCGCAAACTGTCCAGGACTAAAAGTGGTTGTACCATCTAATCCTTATGATGCAAAAGGGCTTTTGAAAGCCTCGATCAGAGATGACGATCCGGTTATTTTTATGGAATCGGAACAGATGTACGGTGATAAAGGAGAAGCTCCGGATGGAGAATATACCATTCCTTTAGGAGTTGCAGAAATTAAAAGAGAAGGTAAGGATGTTACTATTGTTTCTTTTGGTAAAATAATCAAGGAAGCTTACAAAGCTGCAGAGGAATTGGAAAAAGAAGGGATCAGTTGTGAGATTATTGATTTGCGTACTGTACGTCCTATGGATCATGATACCATTTTAAAATCTGTAAAAAAGACGAACAGGCTTGTTATTTTGGAGGAAGCTTGGCCTTTTGGAAATGTGGCTACTGAGATCACGTACCAAGTACAATCCCAGGCATTCGACTATTTGGATGCCCCTATTGTTAAAATAAATACTGCCGATACCCCGGCCCCTTATTCTCCAGTATTATTGGAGGAATGGTTGCCAAATTATAAGGATGTGATCAAGGCGGTAAAAAAAGTGTTATATAAATAAGTAAAATTATTTTGTTAAGGTATTTTAGCTTTGCCGACCAAGTGTCGGCAAAGCTTTTGTTTTATTACAAGATGATGTGTTTGGATTCCATTTAGGAACCAAACGATGGCAAAACTTTCAGGATGCAATGTTAACCTTCCTGATAACCCTATGAACGCTTCATGAAAAGAATTTTATTAGTCCTGTTTGTTCTTACCTCTTTCTGGTCCAATTCACAGACCAAGGTTAGTGGCGTTGTGGTAGATGAAACTGGAGAACCGGTTGCTTTTGCCAATGTGTTATTCAAGAACTCGTCTCAAGGAACCATTACCAATGACAACGGGGTGTTCTATATGGAGTCCGACGAAACATACAATACCTTAATTATTTCCTTTATCGGTTATGATAAATTGGAACTTGACTTGCCTTCAAAGGTCAATTATAATTTAAAGGCAGTGTTGATGGAATCCAGTGAGCAATTGGATGAGGTTGTGGTATATGTGGGCAAACAATCTAAAAAGAATAACCCTGCCATTGATATCCTCAAGAAAATCTGGGCAAAAAAACGGGAGAATGGTGTAAGCAAGTTTAAACAATACCAGTATGACAAATATGAAAAGGTAGAGTTTGATTTGAATACCATTGATAGCGCGCTGATAAAAAGCAGACTCTTTAGGGGGATGGAATTTGTATTCGAAGACCTGGATACCTCAAGAATTACAGGAAAGACCTATTTGCCTATTTTTTTAAATGAGACCTTTTCCAAAGTGTA encodes the following:
- a CDS encoding pyruvate dehydrogenase complex E1 component subunit beta; translated protein: MRTIQFREAIAEAMSEEMRRDESIYLMGEEVAEYNGAYKASKGMLDEFGPDRVIDTPISELGFAGIGVGSAMGGNRPIIEFMTFNFALVGIDQIISNAAKIRQMSGGQFNCPIVFRGPTGSAGQLGATHSQAFESWFANCPGLKVVVPSNPYDAKGLLKASIRDDDPVIFMESEQMYGDKGEAPDGEYTIPLGVAEIKREGKDVTIVSFGKIIKEAYKAAEELEKEGISCEIIDLRTVRPMDHDTILKSVKKTNRLVILEEAWPFGNVATEITYQVQSQAFDYLDAPIVKINTADTPAPYSPVLLEEWLPNYKDVIKAVKKVLYK
- a CDS encoding thymidylate synthase, translating into MKQYHDLLRHVLASGNQKGDRTGTGTISVFGHQMRFDLSEGFPMVTTKKLHLKSIVHELLWFLKGDTNVTYLQENGVRIWNEWADENGNLGPVYGYQWRNWNGEEIDQIKEVITSLKNNPNSRRMLVSAWNPSVLPDTSVSFAENVANGKAALPPCHAFFQFYVADGKLSCQLYQRSADIFLGVPFNIASYALFTLMMAQVCDLQPGEFIHTFGDAHIYNNHLEQVELQLSREPRPLPKMVLNPEVKDIFDFKFEDFTLEDYNPHPHIKGAVAV
- a CDS encoding bifunctional nuclease family protein is translated as MSLVRLKIKGISYSQTQNGAYALILNEVDGDRKLPIVIGAFEAQSIAIALEKEIKPPRPLTHDLFKNFADRFEIVVKQVIIHKLVDGVFYSSIICERDKIEEIIDARTSDAIALALRFNAPIFTYKTILDKAGIFLKFSSKDKDKEESTDSIMVDEILQEGETVEIDSGASDAYKELSLEELHQELDKAVANEDYEKAAKLRDEISKRQR
- a CDS encoding electron transfer flavoprotein subunit alpha/FixB family protein; amino-acid sequence: MSVLVYTESENGKFKKNAFEVASYAYEVAQLLGTTVTAISFNASNNEILGDYGVAKVLNVSNDTLKTFNAKAYAHAITEAAEKEGAKVVIVSSSTDTKYLAPIVSAKLKAGYVPNVVTAPESASPFTVKRTAFSNKGFAHTEISTDIKIVGVSNNAFGIHEHKTTAAVETFSPTITDADFTTKSVEVDKVVGKATIADAEVVVSGGRGLKGPENWGMIEELADVLGAATACSKPVSDLGWRPHGEHVGQTGKPVASNLYIAIGISGAIQHLAGVSSSKVKVVINTDPEAPFFKAADYGIVGDAFEVVPKLIEKLKEFKAQNA
- a CDS encoding NupC/NupG family nucleoside CNT transporter — protein: MKYSFLITLSICLTIFSSFAQEPALTDTMQQVVTPIAEDNTSSLLVTSTDIAPNEGFTTQGLLRGLLGMIVLILIAVLFSSNRKAINWKTVGIGLSIQLLIAVGVLQVPFIQMIFEKIGQVFVSILQFTNAGSKFLFEGLVVDMDTFGFIFAFQVLPTIIFFSALTSVLFYLGIIQKIVKALAWLLSKSLGISGAESLSVAGNIFLGQTEAPLLIKAYLEKMTKSEMLLVMIGGMATVAGAVLAAYIGFLGGSDELLRLQFAKHLLAASVMAAPGAIVISKILYPQTEKVSTDVVVSTEKIGSNILDAIANGTTEGLKLAVNVGAMLLVFVAFIAMLNGIFGWIGDVTTINSWIAANSSYDQLSLEAILGTVFSPLMWLIGVANEDISLMGQLLGIKLAASEFIGYIQLAELKDVVNGTHLAYNKSVIMATYMLCGFANFASIGIQIGGIGSLAPNQRKTLSEFGLKAVLGGSLASLLSATIAGMILG
- the egtB gene encoding ergothioneine biosynthesis protein EgtB — its product is MILTQTLLDFFIETRKHTESICAPLEIEDYVVQPMADVSPPKWHLGHSTWFFEEFILKKYKKGYRVFDTDFSFVFNSYYESLGERVVRSDRGNLSRPSVEKVYEYRNHVTAAVVSLFEEPVDLELEAVMEIGIHHEKQHQELLLTDIKYILGNNPLLPPYANTYSEHRQESESREWIELDEGIYEIGHNSNQFCYDNELGRHKVYLHPFQISSTLVTNKEYLKFMNAGGYEHFEYWHAEGWDWVNTNLIKAPLYWHQVDGSWQYYSLKGLQKIDPKAPVTHLSYYEAFAFAQWKGSRLPTEFEWEAAQAQFSWGKRWEWTESAYLPYPNYQKAEGALGEYNGKFMVNQKVLRGGSIATPNKHTRPTYRNFFPPSARWQYTGLRLAK
- a CDS encoding electron transfer flavoprotein subunit beta/FixA family protein → MKILVCISNVPDTTSKINFTDNSTKFDTNGVQFVINPNDEFGLTRAMWFKEKQGATVHVATVGGANTEPTIRKALAIGADEAIRVNAEPTDGFFVAQQLAEVVKNGGYDLVIAGRESIDYNGGMVPGIMATILDMNFINTCVNLEIDGDKVTAIREIDGGKETLSTSLPLVIGGQKGLVEESDLRIPNMRGIMMARQKKLNVVEPIDANAKTIDEKFEKPAPKGAVKLVSADNIDELINLLHNEAKVI
- a CDS encoding L-histidine N(alpha)-methyltransferase translates to MHKNTRTITMSRFEEEVYAGLTANPKYLSSKYFYDAKGDKIFQDIMAMPEYYLTGCEYNILKSHKEDISALFSEGSNSFNLIELGAGDGKKTKILLKYLVERKLDFKYLPIDISQNALDQLEKSLQIEIPTLKTEPLQGTYLETLETINSIRDKKKVILFLGSNVGNLLHPQAVTFLKQVQGSMKEEDLFFVGFDQKKNPQTILDAYNDKAGITEAFNKNVLVRINTELKGDFITDNFLHWETYDPETGTAKSYLVSNKEQTVTIKELDLTITLKPWETIHTEISQKYDDEVVSWLAKEAGLKVVAQFSDEKKYYKNYAFKKI